A window of Bradyrhizobium sp. AZCC 1610 contains these coding sequences:
- a CDS encoding MFS transporter: protein MSKSSRSSYGWVVVAVGALMTCVAFGSMLSLAVFLQPISETMGWSRSGVSAAATIDFLAMGLSAFFWGALSDRFGTRIVVLSGTLLLGAGLIGASQATSLWQFQLAFGVLIGISAGSFYAPMVAAASAWIEHHRSLAVALVTAGMGVSPLTVAPFASWLITTYDWRTAMLVIGIVALALLIPASLLVRQPPAPSTSAAANGAGVPEGQQWTVGQALRTPQFIILAGAHFACCAAHSGPIFHLVSYAMICGIAPLTAVTVYSLAGFSGLGGRLLLGVLADRFGAKHVLVGGLFVQAMSIATFLAVGQLGEFYALSVIFGLAYGGVMPLYAVLVREYFGVRIMGSMFGAVSAFASLGMALGPLAGGWVFDTFHAYNWLYVGSFAIGMAAVAVALSFPSAKRPSLDLGRAAA, encoded by the coding sequence ATGAGCAAGTCCTCCAGATCTTCCTACGGCTGGGTTGTGGTTGCTGTGGGCGCGCTGATGACCTGCGTCGCGTTCGGGTCGATGTTGTCGCTGGCCGTGTTCCTGCAGCCAATTTCGGAGACGATGGGCTGGTCGCGCAGCGGCGTGTCGGCGGCGGCCACGATTGACTTTCTTGCCATGGGACTGTCGGCGTTCTTCTGGGGCGCGCTGTCCGACCGGTTCGGCACCCGCATCGTCGTACTATCAGGCACGCTGCTGCTCGGCGCCGGGCTGATCGGGGCGAGCCAGGCCACGAGCCTGTGGCAGTTCCAGCTGGCGTTCGGCGTCTTGATTGGGATTTCGGCCGGCAGTTTCTACGCGCCGATGGTTGCAGCGGCGAGCGCCTGGATCGAACACCACCGCAGCCTCGCCGTTGCGCTGGTAACCGCCGGCATGGGCGTTTCCCCGCTGACGGTCGCCCCGTTCGCGAGCTGGCTGATCACGACCTATGACTGGCGCACGGCGATGCTGGTGATCGGCATTGTCGCATTGGCGCTGTTGATTCCGGCTTCGTTGCTGGTGCGACAGCCGCCGGCGCCGTCAACATCGGCTGCTGCAAATGGGGCGGGCGTGCCTGAGGGGCAGCAGTGGACCGTCGGGCAGGCGCTGCGAACACCACAATTCATCATCCTGGCAGGAGCGCATTTCGCCTGCTGCGCAGCGCATTCCGGACCGATCTTCCACCTGGTGAGTTACGCCATGATCTGCGGCATCGCGCCTTTGACCGCGGTCACCGTCTACAGCCTTGCCGGCTTCTCCGGCCTCGGCGGCCGGCTGCTGCTCGGCGTCCTGGCCGATCGCTTCGGCGCCAAGCACGTTCTGGTCGGCGGCCTGTTCGTGCAGGCTATGTCGATCGCCACCTTTCTCGCGGTCGGCCAGCTCGGCGAATTCTACGCGCTGTCGGTGATCTTCGGTCTCGCCTATGGCGGCGTGATGCCGCTCTACGCCGTGCTGGTGCGTGAATATTTCGGCGTGCGCATCATGGGCAGCATGTTCGGCGCCGTCTCCGCCTTCGCCAGCCTCGGCATGGCGCTGGGCCCGCTCGCCGGCGGATGGGTGTTCGACACCTTCCACGCCTACAACTGGCTCTATGTGGGGTCCTTCGCGATCGGCATGGCTGCGGTCGCCGTGGCGCTGAGCTTCCCGTCAGCCAAGCGACCGTCGCTCGATCTGGGGCGGGCGGCGGCGTGA
- the lepA gene encoding translation elongation factor 4, with product MTTVPISNIRNFSIVAHIDHGKSTLADRLIQMTGGLTDREMAGKEQVLDSMDIERERGITIKAQTVRLNYRAKDGKDYIFNLMDTPGHVDFAYEVSRSLAACEGSLLVVDASQGVEAQTLANVYQALDNNHEIVPVLNKVDLPAAEPEKIRQQIEDVIGIDASEAVMISAKTGLGVPDVLEAIVTRLPPPKGDRDATLKALLVDSWYDVYLGVVVLIRVVDGTMKKGSRIRMMGTNAAYDVERVGFFTPKMEQVDELGPGEIGFITAAIKEVADTRVGDTITDDKKPVTEMLPGFKPAIPVVFCGLFPVDANDFETLRAAMGKLRLNDASFSYEMETSAALGFGFRCGFLGLLHLEIIQERLSREFDLNLIATAPSVIYKMHLTDGQEIEIHNPVDMPDVVKIADIEEPWIEATILTPDEYLGSVLKLCQDRRGAQKELTYVGSRAMVKYDLPLNEVVFDFYDRLKSVSKGYASFDYHLTDYKVADLVKMQILVNNEPVDALSMLVHRARAEGRGRAMVEKMKELIPPHMFQIPIQAAIGGKVIARETVRALRKDVTAKCYGGDITRKRKLLEKQKEGKKKMRQFGKVDIPQEAFIAALKVDS from the coding sequence ATGACAACCGTCCCCATTTCCAACATCCGCAACTTCTCCATCGTCGCCCATATCGACCATGGCAAATCGACGCTGGCCGACCGCCTGATCCAGATGACGGGCGGGCTGACGGACCGCGAAATGGCGGGCAAGGAACAGGTGCTCGATTCCATGGATATCGAGCGCGAGCGCGGCATCACCATCAAGGCGCAGACGGTGCGGCTGAACTACCGTGCCAAGGACGGCAAGGACTACATCTTCAACCTGATGGACACGCCCGGCCATGTCGACTTCGCCTACGAAGTCTCGCGGTCGCTGGCGGCCTGCGAGGGATCGCTGCTGGTGGTCGACGCCAGCCAGGGCGTCGAAGCGCAGACGCTCGCCAACGTCTATCAGGCGCTCGACAACAATCACGAGATCGTTCCGGTCCTCAACAAGGTCGACTTGCCCGCGGCCGAGCCCGAGAAGATAAGGCAGCAGATCGAGGACGTGATCGGCATCGATGCGTCGGAAGCGGTGATGATTTCGGCCAAGACGGGCCTGGGCGTTCCAGACGTGCTGGAAGCGATCGTGACCCGCCTGCCGCCGCCGAAGGGCGACCGGGATGCTACGCTGAAGGCGCTGCTGGTCGATAGCTGGTACGACGTCTATCTCGGCGTCGTCGTGCTCATTCGCGTGGTCGATGGCACCATGAAGAAGGGTAGCCGCATCCGCATGATGGGCACCAATGCAGCCTATGATGTCGAGCGCGTCGGCTTCTTCACGCCCAAGATGGAGCAGGTCGACGAACTCGGCCCCGGCGAGATCGGATTCATCACCGCGGCGATCAAGGAAGTGGCCGACACCCGCGTCGGCGACACCATCACCGATGACAAGAAGCCAGTCACCGAGATGCTGCCGGGCTTCAAGCCGGCGATCCCCGTTGTGTTCTGCGGCCTGTTCCCGGTCGACGCCAACGATTTCGAGACGCTGCGCGCCGCGATGGGCAAGCTGCGGCTCAACGACGCCAGCTTCTCTTACGAGATGGAAACTTCGGCGGCGCTGGGCTTCGGCTTCCGCTGCGGCTTCCTCGGCCTCTTGCATCTGGAAATCATCCAGGAACGGCTGTCGCGCGAGTTCGACCTTAATCTGATCGCGACGGCGCCGAGCGTGATCTACAAGATGCACCTGACCGACGGCCAGGAGATCGAGATCCACAACCCCGTCGACATGCCCGACGTGGTCAAGATCGCCGACATCGAGGAGCCCTGGATCGAAGCCACGATCCTCACGCCGGACGAATATCTCGGCAGCGTGCTGAAACTTTGCCAGGACCGCCGCGGCGCGCAGAAGGAGCTGACTTACGTCGGCTCCCGCGCGATGGTGAAATACGATCTGCCGCTCAACGAAGTCGTGTTCGATTTCTACGACCGCCTGAAATCGGTCTCCAAGGGCTACGCCTCGTTCGACTATCATCTGACCGATTACAAGGTGGCGGATCTCGTCAAGATGCAGATCCTGGTCAACAACGAGCCGGTCGATGCGCTGTCGATGCTGGTGCATCGCGCCCGCGCCGAGGGCCGCGGCCGCGCCATGGTCGAGAAGATGAAGGAACTGATCCCGCCGCACATGTTCCAGATCCCGATCCAGGCCGCGATCGGCGGCAAGGTGATCGCCCGCGAAACCGTCCGCGCACTGCGCAAGGACGTCACCGCCAAATGCTACGGCGGCGACATCACGCGCAAACGCAAACTTCTGGAGAAGCAGAAGGAAGGCAAGAAGAAGATGCGGCAGTTCGGCAAGGTCGACATCCCGCAGGAAGCGTTTATCGCGGCGCTGAAGGTGGATAGCTGA
- a CDS encoding HPr family phosphocarrier protein: MSDEASPEKELGPSVPAGAISRELQIINKRGLHARASAKFVQMVERFNAEVWVTRGSETVGGTSIMGLMMLAAGPGTSVTVSAIGPDAQQAVDAIAALVADKFNEEGV, from the coding sequence ATGAGCGACGAGGCCTCGCCCGAAAAGGAACTCGGGCCGAGCGTGCCTGCGGGCGCCATTTCGCGGGAACTTCAAATCATCAACAAGCGCGGCCTGCACGCGCGGGCCTCGGCCAAGTTCGTCCAGATGGTCGAACGCTTCAATGCCGAAGTCTGGGTGACGCGCGGCAGCGAGACCGTCGGCGGAACCTCGATCATGGGGTTGATGATGCTGGCGGCGGGACCGGGAACCTCTGTCACGGTCTCCGCGATCGGCCCCGATGCGCAGCAAGCGGTGGATGCGATCGCCGCGCTGGTCGCTGACAAGTTCAACGAAGAAGGCGTGTGA
- a CDS encoding YARHG domain-containing protein, with protein sequence MRWTTLAAGLLAVLFVSPAVAEKRVALVVGNSAYQNVSRLEHPKSDALLVADTLKRLGFTLVGGQAQVELDKAGFDTAVQRFGSQLMGADVALFYYAGHGIQVRGTNYLVPVSANPTREADVDFQMVDVNLVLRQMEGAGTRLNIVILDACRNNPFGGRGLRTADGGLAQVRAPEGTLLSYATQPGNVALDGDDGHSPYTRALVETMQKPGLDVLQTFNQVGLVVKRATGSAQQPWVSTSPIDGTFYFSGNAPAQVATADPSSTVLPPTTNLPPLASPVARAQPDFIFPDSDSRHLSEGDLSKLSKDDRRIARNEIFARRGRYFNAPDLTARFSKFAWYAPHTWDPDLNAVERANVALIDRFESGGGAVQSGFIFPDSDRRLLTPGDLQRMSKDDLRIARNEIFARRGRYFEAADLKARFERFSWYAPNTWNPRLNATEQANIALIEQAGKR encoded by the coding sequence ATGCGCTGGACCACTCTTGCCGCAGGGCTGCTCGCCGTGCTTTTCGTCTCGCCGGCAGTTGCCGAAAAGCGCGTAGCGCTGGTCGTCGGCAATTCGGCCTATCAGAACGTATCGCGGCTGGAGCATCCGAAGAGCGACGCGCTGCTGGTGGCCGACACGCTGAAGCGGCTGGGTTTCACCTTGGTTGGCGGACAGGCCCAGGTGGAGCTGGACAAGGCAGGCTTCGACACCGCCGTCCAGCGCTTCGGCAGTCAGCTGATGGGCGCGGACGTCGCGCTGTTCTACTACGCAGGCCACGGCATCCAGGTCCGTGGAACGAATTATCTGGTTCCGGTCTCGGCGAATCCCACGCGCGAGGCTGACGTCGATTTCCAGATGGTCGATGTCAATCTGGTGCTTCGCCAGATGGAAGGGGCGGGAACGCGGCTCAATATCGTGATTCTGGACGCCTGCAGGAACAACCCGTTCGGCGGACGCGGGCTTCGCACCGCTGACGGTGGTCTCGCCCAAGTCCGCGCACCGGAAGGCACACTGCTGTCCTACGCGACTCAGCCGGGCAACGTCGCGCTGGATGGCGATGACGGACATAGCCCCTACACGCGAGCGCTGGTCGAGACGATGCAAAAACCCGGGCTCGATGTGCTGCAGACCTTCAATCAGGTCGGCCTGGTCGTCAAACGTGCCACCGGAAGCGCGCAGCAACCCTGGGTATCGACCTCGCCGATCGATGGGACCTTTTACTTTTCCGGCAACGCGCCGGCGCAGGTTGCAACAGCTGACCCGTCGTCAACGGTGCTGCCGCCGACAACAAACCTGCCTCCACTCGCATCGCCGGTTGCGCGCGCGCAGCCGGATTTCATCTTCCCGGACTCGGACAGCCGCCATCTTTCCGAGGGCGATCTCAGCAAGCTCAGCAAGGACGATCGGCGGATCGCCCGCAATGAAATCTTTGCCCGGCGCGGCCGCTACTTCAATGCGCCGGACCTCACCGCGCGATTTAGCAAGTTCGCCTGGTACGCTCCGCACACATGGGATCCCGACCTCAACGCGGTCGAGCGCGCGAACGTCGCGTTGATCGATCGGTTCGAGTCTGGCGGGGGCGCAGTGCAGAGCGGCTTCATCTTTCCTGATTCCGACCGCCGCCTGCTGACGCCCGGCGATCTGCAGCGAATGTCCAAGGACGACCTTCGGATCGCCCGCAACGAGATTTTTGCCCGCAGGGGTCGCTATTTCGAAGCTGCCGATCTCAAGGCGCGCTTCGAGCGGTTCTCCTGGTACGCACCGAACACCTGGAATCCGAGGCTCAATGCGACCGAACAGGCCAATATCGCGCTGATCGAGCAGGCCGGGAAGCGTTGA
- a CDS encoding PTS sugar transporter subunit IIA produces MIGLVLVTHGRLADEFKAALEHVMGPQKQIEAITIGAEDDSDLCRSDIIEAVNRVDSGDGVAILTDMFGGTPSNLAISCMSRPKVEVLAGINLPMLVKLAKVREERSLPDAIAMAQEAGRKYVTIASRVLAGK; encoded by the coding sequence ATGATTGGTCTAGTGCTTGTGACCCATGGGCGCCTTGCCGACGAGTTCAAGGCGGCGCTCGAACATGTCATGGGTCCGCAAAAACAAATTGAAGCCATCACGATTGGAGCCGAGGACGACTCCGATCTGTGTCGAAGCGATATCATCGAAGCGGTGAATCGCGTTGACAGCGGTGATGGTGTCGCGATCCTCACCGACATGTTCGGCGGCACGCCTTCCAACCTTGCGATTTCCTGCATGAGCCGCCCCAAGGTGGAAGTGCTCGCAGGCATCAATCTTCCCATGCTGGTCAAGCTCGCCAAGGTGCGCGAAGAGCGCTCGCTTCCCGACGCCATCGCCATGGCCCAGGAAGCCGGCCGCAAATACGTCACCATCGCCAGCCGCGTGCTCGCCGGCAAATGA
- a CDS encoding glycosyltransferase family 39 protein, with protein sequence MSTASILPTAARGKRIPTIRRLGAWLASRAGDPKTEPMAGLWLVTGFAVVHAVLWTLILVNLKTGQDVHMDVAEAYAWGQKFLLGYGKHPPLSGWVAGAWFMLFPVTDWATYALAMATLACGLVICWLLALRVVDRRRAFFVVVMLALYPIFNFKGFKYNPDLLQLVTLPLVVLAYLDAFEKRSIRSGVWLGLAGALALMTKYWVLTMIGAIGLAALIHPARLQFLRSPAPWVAIATLVVAMLPHLMWLKQVNFVPLTYAGDTYSLTDRAMIDDLALGYVLHNLALLALPVVLGAIALGWRPLRLTPFPALARGANSGVNMSQALNVWIIQAVVAIGPPLGALIFHVYIKTDWGIPLFFLLPLALIAIPAVRVRKIALLNLTATWLVISLVVLAASPKIVAYELGEKRTAGATYRARSELARELTEAWHTRFHSRWPVVAAYTDTGQPVTFYSPDHPAPLTPDEPWSSGLTSLDEAKRSGFIGICEVGDWKLEKCEAWMKTHAANGERMVMTTRRFFLGMPGPATAWNIFIVPPAK encoded by the coding sequence ATGTCGACTGCATCCATTTTGCCCACGGCCGCGCGCGGCAAGCGCATTCCCACGATCCGGCGGCTCGGGGCGTGGCTGGCCTCGCGCGCCGGCGATCCCAAGACCGAACCTATGGCCGGCCTGTGGCTGGTGACCGGCTTTGCCGTGGTTCACGCGGTCCTGTGGACGCTGATCCTGGTCAATCTGAAGACCGGGCAGGACGTTCACATGGACGTCGCGGAAGCCTACGCCTGGGGACAGAAGTTCCTCCTCGGCTATGGCAAGCACCCGCCGCTGTCGGGATGGGTCGCCGGCGCCTGGTTCATGCTGTTTCCGGTCACCGACTGGGCGACCTATGCGCTGGCGATGGCGACGCTGGCTTGCGGGCTCGTGATCTGCTGGCTGCTGGCGTTGCGCGTGGTCGATCGCCGGCGCGCGTTCTTCGTCGTGGTGATGCTGGCGCTCTATCCGATCTTCAACTTCAAGGGTTTCAAGTACAATCCGGACCTGTTGCAGCTCGTCACGCTGCCGCTCGTCGTGCTGGCTTATCTCGACGCGTTCGAGAAGCGCAGCATCAGGTCCGGCGTGTGGCTCGGGCTCGCCGGTGCGCTGGCGCTGATGACCAAATACTGGGTGCTGACCATGATCGGCGCCATCGGCCTTGCCGCGCTGATCCATCCCGCGCGCCTGCAATTCCTGCGCTCGCCGGCGCCGTGGGTCGCGATTGCCACGCTAGTGGTGGCGATGCTGCCGCATTTGATGTGGCTGAAGCAGGTCAATTTCGTCCCGCTCACCTATGCCGGCGATACCTACTCCCTCACTGACCGCGCGATGATCGACGATCTCGCACTCGGCTATGTCTTGCATAATCTCGCGCTGCTGGCCTTGCCGGTGGTGCTCGGCGCGATCGCGCTTGGCTGGCGGCCGCTCCGCTTGACGCCGTTTCCGGCTCTGGCGCGTGGCGCCAATTCGGGCGTGAACATGTCTCAGGCGCTCAATGTCTGGATCATCCAGGCGGTGGTGGCGATCGGGCCGCCACTCGGCGCGCTGATATTCCACGTCTACATCAAGACCGACTGGGGCATCCCGCTGTTCTTCCTGCTGCCGCTCGCGCTGATCGCGATCCCAGCGGTGCGGGTCCGGAAAATCGCGTTGTTGAATCTGACGGCGACCTGGCTGGTGATTTCGCTCGTCGTGCTGGCGGCATCGCCAAAGATCGTCGCCTATGAACTCGGCGAAAAGCGCACCGCAGGCGCGACCTACCGGGCGCGTTCCGAACTCGCCCGCGAATTGACGGAAGCCTGGCACACGCGCTTTCATTCGCGCTGGCCGGTGGTTGCGGCCTATACCGATACCGGCCAGCCCGTCACCTTCTACAGCCCCGATCATCCGGCGCCGCTGACCCCTGACGAGCCATGGTCGTCCGGCCTGACTTCGCTCGACGAAGCGAAGCGATCGGGCTTCATCGGCATCTGCGAGGTCGGCGACTGGAAGCTCGAAAAATGCGAGGCGTGGATGAAGACCCATGCCGCCAATGGCGAGCGCATGGTGATGACCACGCGGCGATTCTTCTTGGGCATGCCCGGCCCCGCGACGGCCTGGAACATCTTCATCGTGCCGCCGGCCAAATAG
- a CDS encoding sensor histidine kinase, with protein sequence MLDRTQPDPSLNHEEAPELRDRDRIVDDNAGEKGWRRPLGWLRRAGQFFFALSFSSLTRRIVSLNLAGLVALVASILYLSQFRAGLIDARAQSLLVQAEIIAGAIAASATVETNTITIDPDRLLDLKPGESYGAPDESSGLDFPINPERVAPVLRRLISPTKTRARIYGGDGGMILDSRSLYGRGDVLRFELPPPSTEKPGFVERATISIRTWLNRGDLPLYRELGPENGKGYQEIVQALDGVKSSMVRVNDRGEVIVSVAVPVQRFRAVHGALMLSTQGDDIDQMVTAERLAILKVGGVASAVMIVLSLLLASTIAGPVRRLADGAERVRRRIQTRVEIPDFTRRRDEIGHLSGALRDMTNALYSRIEAIEMFAADVAHELKNPLTSLRSAVETLPLARNETSRARLLEVIEHDVRRLDRLISDISDASRLDAELQRQDMAPVDLRRLLTTLTSVANETRLGHDVAVEARFEGRGATDTFSVPGHDSRLGQVISNLLSNAQSFSNPGGKVRVTCRRVRSEIEIVVDDDGPGIGEDALERIFERFYTDRPHQGFGQNSGLGLSISKQIIEAHNGRVWAENRHGPADADGKPTVVGARFVVRLPTP encoded by the coding sequence TTGCTAGATCGAACGCAGCCCGATCCCAGCCTGAACCACGAGGAAGCCCCCGAGCTCCGCGATCGGGATCGCATTGTCGACGATAATGCGGGCGAGAAGGGCTGGCGGCGGCCGCTCGGCTGGTTGCGCCGGGCTGGGCAATTCTTCTTCGCGCTCTCTTTCTCCAGCCTCACGCGCCGGATCGTTTCGCTCAATCTGGCGGGCCTCGTCGCGCTGGTGGCGAGCATTCTCTATCTCTCGCAGTTCCGCGCCGGCCTGATCGACGCGCGCGCGCAGAGCCTTCTGGTGCAGGCCGAAATCATCGCCGGCGCGATTGCCGCCTCCGCCACCGTCGAAACCAACACCATCACCATCGATCCGGACCGCCTGCTCGACCTCAAGCCCGGCGAAAGCTACGGCGCGCCGGATGAATCCTCAGGTCTCGATTTTCCGATCAATCCGGAGCGCGTCGCGCCGGTGCTGCGGCGGCTGATCTCGCCGACCAAGACTCGCGCGCGCATCTATGGCGGCGACGGCGGCATGATCCTCGACAGCCGCAGCCTCTATGGCCGCGGCGACGTGTTGCGTTTCGAACTGCCGCCGCCGTCGACGGAGAAACCGGGTTTCGTCGAGCGCGCCACGATCTCGATCCGCACCTGGCTCAATCGCGGCGACCTCCCGCTCTATCGCGAGCTGGGTCCGGAAAACGGCAAGGGCTACCAGGAAATCGTGCAGGCGCTCGACGGCGTCAAGAGCAGCATGGTGCGGGTCAACGACCGCGGCGAGGTGATCGTCTCGGTCGCAGTGCCGGTGCAGCGGTTCCGCGCCGTGCACGGCGCGCTGATGCTCTCGACGCAGGGCGACGACATCGACCAGATGGTCACCGCCGAGCGGCTGGCGATCCTGAAGGTTGGCGGCGTCGCCTCCGCGGTCATGATCGTGCTGTCGCTACTGCTGGCGAGCACGATCGCGGGTCCGGTGCGGCGACTGGCCGACGGCGCCGAGCGCGTCCGCCGGCGCATCCAGACCCGCGTCGAGATTCCCGATTTCACCCGCCGCCGCGACGAGATCGGCCATCTGTCCGGCGCGCTGCGCGACATGACGAATGCGCTCTATAGCCGCATCGAGGCGATCGAGATGTTCGCCGCCGACGTCGCCCATGAATTGAAGAACCCGCTGACCTCGCTGCGGTCGGCGGTGGAGACGCTGCCGCTGGCGCGCAACGAAACCAGCCGTGCGCGCCTGCTCGAGGTGATCGAGCACGATGTCAGGCGGCTCGACCGGCTGATCTCGGATATTTCCGACGCCAGCCGTCTCGATGCCGAATTGCAGCGCCAGGACATGGCGCCGGTCGACCTGCGCCGGCTCTTGACGACGCTCACGTCGGTCGCCAACGAAACCCGGCTCGGCCACGACGTCGCGGTCGAGGCGCGCTTCGAGGGCCGCGGAGCCACCGACACGTTCTCGGTACCGGGCCATGATTCCCGGCTCGGGCAGGTGATCTCCAACCTGCTGTCCAACGCGCAATCCTTCTCCAATCCCGGCGGGAAGGTGCGCGTCACCTGCCGCCGCGTGCGCTCGGAAATCGAAATCGTCGTCGATGACGACGGGCCGGGCATCGGCGAGGATGCGCTGGAGCGCATCTTCGAGCGCTTCTACACCGACCGGCCGCATCAGGGCTTTGGCCAGAACTCGGGCCTGGGACTTTCGATCTCCAAGCAGATCATCGAAGCGCATAACGGGCGGGTCTGGGCGGAAAATCGCCACGGCCCGGCCGACGCCGACGGCAAGCCGACGGTGGTCGGCGCACGGTTCGTGGTCAGGCTGCCCACACCATGA
- a CDS encoding SDR family NAD(P)-dependent oxidoreductase, translated as MDLDLTDKTALVTGSTRGIGLATAIGLAQMGAEVIVNGRDKAAVGEAVAKVQQAAPSAKVHAATFDLGHAAGCAALVEQFPDVDILVNNLGIYEPKGFFEIEDADWTKMFEVNVMSGVRLTRHYLKRMLDNKDWGRVVFVSSESGVYIPKEMVHYGFSKSAQLVIARGAAETTKGTNVTVNSVMPGPTWVEMAPVRLAARAEAAGTTVDDLVQRTFTERRPASLLQRYAKPEEVANLICYVCSKASSATNGAALRVDGGIVTNPF; from the coding sequence ATGGATCTCGACCTGACGGACAAGACGGCGCTCGTCACCGGTTCGACGCGCGGCATCGGGCTCGCGACCGCAATCGGGCTTGCGCAAATGGGTGCGGAGGTGATCGTCAACGGGCGCGACAAGGCGGCGGTCGGCGAGGCCGTGGCAAAAGTCCAACAGGCCGCACCGTCGGCCAAGGTGCACGCGGCGACGTTTGATCTCGGCCATGCGGCGGGCTGTGCCGCGCTGGTGGAGCAATTCCCCGACGTCGACATCCTCGTCAACAATCTCGGCATCTACGAGCCGAAGGGCTTCTTCGAGATCGAAGACGCCGATTGGACCAAAATGTTCGAAGTCAACGTCATGAGCGGGGTCCGGCTGACCCGGCATTATTTGAAGCGGATGCTTGATAACAAGGACTGGGGCCGCGTCGTGTTCGTCTCCAGCGAGTCCGGCGTCTATATACCGAAGGAGATGGTGCATTACGGTTTCTCGAAGTCGGCGCAGCTCGTCATCGCGCGCGGCGCAGCGGAGACCACCAAGGGCACCAACGTAACAGTCAATTCGGTGATGCCGGGCCCCACCTGGGTCGAGATGGCGCCGGTCCGCCTGGCCGCGCGCGCCGAGGCTGCCGGAACCACCGTCGACGATCTGGTCCAGCGCACCTTCACCGAACGCCGCCCGGCATCGCTGCTGCAGCGTTACGCCAAGCCGGAAGAGGTCGCCAACCTGATTTGCTACGTCTGCTCGAAAGCCTCCAGCGCCACCAACGGCGCCGCGCTTCGTGTCGACGGCGGGATTGTCACCAATCCGTTTTGA
- a CDS encoding M15 family metallopeptidase, whose amino-acid sequence MATRWAVCAFAVLALMPAFAHGESRGRLLDRLVRAYPDALSGHDDKTITWRDGTIMPVDDGVAEKSFEQLLRNASILDQMRLAYPTGASALPAPNVDPGRFRNEAFFKKMYGDCNAGEVKRNLVTIIWLPRSWGKPVQVTRVNGVAERLKQVSAEIDALDPAVRAAAFPIAGVLSCRNVADTGKMSMHGYAAAIDLNLKYSDYWLWAEKGKSISYKNRMPQQIVDIFERHGFIWGGKWYHYDTMHFEYRPELLGK is encoded by the coding sequence ATGGCCACGCGGTGGGCGGTTTGTGCCTTTGCCGTTCTAGCGCTCATGCCAGCGTTCGCGCATGGCGAAAGCAGAGGCAGGCTGCTGGATCGGCTCGTTCGCGCCTATCCCGATGCTCTGTCAGGGCACGACGACAAGACGATTACTTGGCGCGACGGCACCATCATGCCCGTGGACGACGGCGTTGCCGAGAAGTCGTTCGAGCAGTTGTTACGCAATGCGTCCATTCTCGATCAGATGCGGCTGGCATATCCCACGGGAGCATCTGCGCTGCCTGCTCCAAATGTCGATCCTGGACGATTCCGGAACGAGGCCTTCTTCAAAAAAATGTATGGCGACTGCAATGCGGGCGAGGTCAAACGGAATCTCGTGACGATTATCTGGTTACCCCGATCATGGGGCAAACCGGTCCAGGTCACACGGGTCAATGGCGTGGCCGAGCGCCTCAAGCAGGTGTCTGCGGAGATCGATGCGCTGGATCCCGCGGTGCGCGCGGCCGCATTTCCAATCGCGGGCGTCCTGTCGTGCCGTAACGTCGCCGATACCGGGAAGATGAGTATGCACGGCTACGCCGCCGCCATCGACTTGAACTTGAAGTACTCGGACTACTGGCTGTGGGCGGAAAAAGGCAAGTCCATTTCCTACAAGAACCGAATGCCGCAACAGATTGTCGACATCTTCGAGCGCCACGGATTCATCTGGGGCGGCAAGTGGTATCACTACGACACCATGCACTTCGAGTATCGTCCGGAACTTCTGGGCAAATGA
- a CDS encoding HPr kinase/phosphorylase, with the protein MTPVASVHASAVLVGNRAVLIRGPSGAGKSRLAFDLILAGRGGQLPPAVLVGDDRVHLDTVAGELWVRPAPELAGLIEVRGLGIRHCDFVGAAVIGLIADLAASDAERLPPPEALSISLNGVLLPRIPVGTGYDPLPLIAAALTTTASSGSLQPLDDCSKGIGNHISPNIATE; encoded by the coding sequence ATGACGCCGGTTGCGAGCGTGCACGCCTCCGCTGTGCTGGTGGGCAATCGCGCCGTGCTGATCCGCGGGCCGTCAGGCGCCGGCAAGTCGCGGCTGGCCTTCGACCTGATTCTCGCCGGACGCGGCGGACAGCTTCCGCCGGCCGTTCTGGTTGGCGATGACCGTGTCCATCTCGACACAGTCGCCGGAGAATTGTGGGTCCGGCCGGCGCCGGAACTGGCCGGCCTGATCGAGGTCCGGGGCCTCGGCATTCGCCATTGTGACTTTGTTGGGGCGGCGGTGATCGGCCTGATCGCCGACCTCGCAGCCAGCGACGCGGAGCGGCTGCCGCCGCCCGAAGCGCTCTCCATCAGCCTAAACGGTGTTTTATTACCGCGAATCCCCGTCGGAACAGGCTATGACCCCCTCCCGTTGATTGCAGCTGCCCTGACAACAACCGCAAGTTCAGGTTCCCTCCAACCTTTGGATGATTGTTCGAAGGGGATTGGTAACCATATAAGCCCCAATATCGCCACCGAATAA